One stretch of Agelaius phoeniceus isolate bAgePho1 chromosome 15, bAgePho1.hap1, whole genome shotgun sequence DNA includes these proteins:
- the PWWP2A gene encoding PWWP domain-containing protein 2A isoform X2 gives MAAMAAEAAATAAVPGDGGAGEAEPEMEPIPGSEAGADPLPAVSEAVESAVPDGEEADGGKAEEPPPVQRARSPGGTREPDAGRTEEPPPPRSPGVESPRAEPRAAPSPGCSEPPQPCPPPEPAREPPQSCPPAAGGSAGPGEEPPRPEEEEPDAAAAAAVEPEPAVPAAPGGGEAEVPALLPGSEVRVTLDHIIEDALVVSFRLGEKLFSGVLMDLSKRFGPHGIPVTIFPKREYKDKPEAMQLQSKPFQEEAQVKCEADAAVPDDSSLTQPSEPSIAKSLWTSKPPPLFHEGAPYPPPLFIRDTYNQSIPQPPPRKIKRPKRKMYREEPTSIMNAIKLRPRQVLCDKCKNSVVAEKKEIKKGGNASDSSKYEDSKKRRNESVTTVNKKLKTDHKVDGKSQNESQKRNAVVKVSNIAHSRSRVVKVSAQANTSKAQLNTKKVLQSKNMDHAKAREVLKMAKEKAQKKQSATSSSKNAHSKVHFTRRLQNTSSGSLPPRLRLKPQRYRNEENDSSLKTGLEKIRSGKMATKPQSRCSSTRSAGICLQVRKMRYVIV, from the exons ATGGCGGCCATGGCTGCGGAGGCGGCGGCGACTGCGGCGGTGCCGGGGGACGGCGGGGCCGGCGAGGCCGAGCCCGAGATGGAGCCGATCCCGGGCAGCGAGGCCGGCGCGGACCCTCTACCGGCCGTCAGCGAGGCCGTGGAGTCGGCGGTGCCGGATGGCGAGGAGGCCGACGGCGGCAAGGCCGAGGAGCCGCCGCCGGTGCAACGCGCCCGGAGCCCCGGCGGGACTCGCGAGCCGGACGCGGGAAGGAcggaggagccgccgccgccgcgcagCCCGGGGGTGGAATCGCCGCGGGCCGAGCCCCGCGCAGCGCCCAGCCCGGGCTGCTCGGAGCCGCCGCAGCCCTGCCCGCCGCCCGAGCCGGCCCGGGAGCCGCCGCAGTCCTGCCCGCCGGCTGCCGGGGGCTCCGCGGGGCCCGGGGAGGAGCCGCCCCggccggaggaggaggagccggatgctgccgccgccgccgcggtgGAGCCCGAGCCGGCGGTGCCCGCGGCCCCGGGCGGAGGGGAGGCGGAGGTGCCGGCGCTGCTGCCCGGCTCCGAGGTGCGGGTCACCCTGGACCACATCATCGAGGACGCCCTGGTGGTCTCGTTCCGGCTGGGAGAGAAGCTTTTTTCCGGGGTCCTCATGGACCTCTCGAAAAG GTTTGGCCCCCATGGAATCCCTGTGACCATATTTCCTAAAAGGGAGTACAAGGACAAACCTGAAGCCATGCAGCTCCAAAGCAAACCATTCCAAGAGGAGGCGCAGGTGAAGTGTGAGGCCGACGCCGCGGTCCCTGATGACTCCTCCCTCACGCAGCCCTCAGAGCCCAGCATAGCTAAAAGCCTTTGGACTTCTAAACCACCTCCTCTCTTTCACGAGGGAGCTCCATACCCTCCTCCTTTGTTTATCAGGGACACCTACAACCAGTCAATACCTCAGCCTCCACCCCGGAAAATCAAGCGGCCCAAGCGGAAAATGTACAGGGAGGAACCCACTTCCATCATGAACGCCATCAAGCTACGGCCCCGGCAGGTGCTGTGTGACAAGTGCAAAAACAGCGTGGTGGCAGAGAAAAAGGAGATCAAGAAAGGTGGCAATGCAAGTGACTCTTCCAAATATGAGGACAGTAAAAAGCGAAGAAACGAGAGCGTGACTACTGTGAATAAAAAACTTAAGACTGACCACAAGGTGGATGGAAAAAGCCAAAACGAAAGCCAGAAAAGGAACGCTGTGGTCAAGGTTTCAAATATTGCCCACAGCAGAAGCAGAGTAGTTAAAGTTTCCGCACAAGCAAATACTTCAAAAGCGCAGttaaacacaaaaaaagttCTCCAGAGCAAAAACATGGATCATGCAAAAGCTCGGGAAGTCTTGAAAATGGCCAAAGAAAAGGCACAAAAGAAGCAGAGTGCAACCTCCTCTTCCAAAAATGCACATTCAAAGGTCCACTTCACGCGGCGTCTTCAGAACACCAGCTCAGGGTCCCTCCCGCCCCGGTTGCGCCTCAAGCCGCAGCGGTACCGCAACGAAGAGAATGACTCTTCCCTCAAGACAGGACTTGAGAAAATTCGGAGCGGCAAGATGGCAACTAAGCCCCAGTCTCGCTGCTCCTCCACCCGCTCAGCAG GTATCTGTTTGCAGGTCAGAAAAATGAGATATGTAATTGTGTAA
- the PWWP2A gene encoding PWWP domain-containing protein 2A isoform X1, whose protein sequence is MAAMAAEAAATAAVPGDGGAGEAEPEMEPIPGSEAGADPLPAVSEAVESAVPDGEEADGGKAEEPPPVQRARSPGGTREPDAGRTEEPPPPRSPGVESPRAEPRAAPSPGCSEPPQPCPPPEPAREPPQSCPPAAGGSAGPGEEPPRPEEEEPDAAAAAAVEPEPAVPAAPGGGEAEVPALLPGSEVRVTLDHIIEDALVVSFRLGEKLFSGVLMDLSKRFGPHGIPVTIFPKREYKDKPEAMQLQSKPFQEEAQVKCEADAAVPDDSSLTQPSEPSIAKSLWTSKPPPLFHEGAPYPPPLFIRDTYNQSIPQPPPRKIKRPKRKMYREEPTSIMNAIKLRPRQVLCDKCKNSVVAEKKEIKKGGNASDSSKYEDSKKRRNESVTTVNKKLKTDHKVDGKSQNESQKRNAVVKVSNIAHSRSRVVKVSAQANTSKAQLNTKKVLQSKNMDHAKAREVLKMAKEKAQKKQSATSSSKNAHSKVHFTRRLQNTSSGSLPPRLRLKPQRYRNEENDSSLKTGLEKIRSGKMATKPQSRCSSTRSAGEAPSETQSPSEGPEEASSEVQDTSEVHVTVDQDEQQTLGKRGSKSNITVYMTLNQKKSDSSSASVCSSDSTDDLKSTNSECSSTESFDFPPGSMHAPSSSSSSSSSSSSSSKEEKKLSNSLKTEVFSKNVSKCVTPDGRTVCVGDIVWAKIYGFPWWPARILTITVSRKDSGLLVRQEARISWFGSTTTSFLALAQLSPFLESFQVRFNKKRKGLYRKAVTEAAKAAKQLTPEVRALLTQFET, encoded by the exons ATGGCGGCCATGGCTGCGGAGGCGGCGGCGACTGCGGCGGTGCCGGGGGACGGCGGGGCCGGCGAGGCCGAGCCCGAGATGGAGCCGATCCCGGGCAGCGAGGCCGGCGCGGACCCTCTACCGGCCGTCAGCGAGGCCGTGGAGTCGGCGGTGCCGGATGGCGAGGAGGCCGACGGCGGCAAGGCCGAGGAGCCGCCGCCGGTGCAACGCGCCCGGAGCCCCGGCGGGACTCGCGAGCCGGACGCGGGAAGGAcggaggagccgccgccgccgcgcagCCCGGGGGTGGAATCGCCGCGGGCCGAGCCCCGCGCAGCGCCCAGCCCGGGCTGCTCGGAGCCGCCGCAGCCCTGCCCGCCGCCCGAGCCGGCCCGGGAGCCGCCGCAGTCCTGCCCGCCGGCTGCCGGGGGCTCCGCGGGGCCCGGGGAGGAGCCGCCCCggccggaggaggaggagccggatgctgccgccgccgccgcggtgGAGCCCGAGCCGGCGGTGCCCGCGGCCCCGGGCGGAGGGGAGGCGGAGGTGCCGGCGCTGCTGCCCGGCTCCGAGGTGCGGGTCACCCTGGACCACATCATCGAGGACGCCCTGGTGGTCTCGTTCCGGCTGGGAGAGAAGCTTTTTTCCGGGGTCCTCATGGACCTCTCGAAAAG GTTTGGCCCCCATGGAATCCCTGTGACCATATTTCCTAAAAGGGAGTACAAGGACAAACCTGAAGCCATGCAGCTCCAAAGCAAACCATTCCAAGAGGAGGCGCAGGTGAAGTGTGAGGCCGACGCCGCGGTCCCTGATGACTCCTCCCTCACGCAGCCCTCAGAGCCCAGCATAGCTAAAAGCCTTTGGACTTCTAAACCACCTCCTCTCTTTCACGAGGGAGCTCCATACCCTCCTCCTTTGTTTATCAGGGACACCTACAACCAGTCAATACCTCAGCCTCCACCCCGGAAAATCAAGCGGCCCAAGCGGAAAATGTACAGGGAGGAACCCACTTCCATCATGAACGCCATCAAGCTACGGCCCCGGCAGGTGCTGTGTGACAAGTGCAAAAACAGCGTGGTGGCAGAGAAAAAGGAGATCAAGAAAGGTGGCAATGCAAGTGACTCTTCCAAATATGAGGACAGTAAAAAGCGAAGAAACGAGAGCGTGACTACTGTGAATAAAAAACTTAAGACTGACCACAAGGTGGATGGAAAAAGCCAAAACGAAAGCCAGAAAAGGAACGCTGTGGTCAAGGTTTCAAATATTGCCCACAGCAGAAGCAGAGTAGTTAAAGTTTCCGCACAAGCAAATACTTCAAAAGCGCAGttaaacacaaaaaaagttCTCCAGAGCAAAAACATGGATCATGCAAAAGCTCGGGAAGTCTTGAAAATGGCCAAAGAAAAGGCACAAAAGAAGCAGAGTGCAACCTCCTCTTCCAAAAATGCACATTCAAAGGTCCACTTCACGCGGCGTCTTCAGAACACCAGCTCAGGGTCCCTCCCGCCCCGGTTGCGCCTCAAGCCGCAGCGGTACCGCAACGAAGAGAATGACTCTTCCCTCAAGACAGGACTTGAGAAAATTCGGAGCGGCAAGATGGCAACTAAGCCCCAGTCTCGCTGCTCCTCCACCCGCTCAGCAGGTGAGGCCCCTTCAGAAacccagagcccctcagaaGGCCCCGAAGAGGCCAGCAGTGAGGTTCAGGACACGAGTGAAGTGCATGTAACTGTTGATCAGGATGAACAGCAGACACTGGGCAAGAGAGGCAGCAAAAGCAATATAACGGTTTACATGACCCTTAATCAAAAGAAATCTGACTCTTCCAGTGCATCAGTTTGTAGTAGTGATAGCACAGATGATTTGAAATCCACCAACTCTGAGTGTAGCTCTACTGAAAGCTTTGATTTTCCTCCAGGCAGCATGCAtgcaccttcctcctcctcctcctcctcttcctcctcctcctcctcttcgaaggaagagaaaaagctcAGTAATTCCTTGAAAACAGAAGTCTTTTCCAAAAACGTCTCTAAATGTGTCACACCAGATGGCAGGACCGTATGTGTAGGGGACATTGTTTGGGCCAAGATTTATGGCTTCCCTTGGTGGCCGGCCCGTATCCTTACCATAACGGTGAGCCGCAAGGATAGCGGGCTGCTGGTGCGCCAGGAGGCTCGCATCTCGTGGTTCGGCTCCACCACCACCTCCTTCCTGGCTCTTGCACAGCTCTCCCCCTTTTTAGAAAGCTTCCAGGTGCGCTTTAATAAGAAGAGAAAGGGTCTGTACCGCAAGGCCGTCACTGAGGCAGCCAAGGCTGCCAAGCAGCTCACGCCCGAGGTGCGGGCCCTGCTGACGCAGTTTGAGACGTGA
- the PWWP2A gene encoding PWWP domain-containing protein 2A isoform X3, translated as MAAMAAEAAATAAVPGDGGAGEAEPEMEPIPGSEAGADPLPAVSEAVESAVPDGEEADGGKAEEPPPVQRARSPGGTREPDAGRTEEPPPPRSPGVESPRAEPRAAPSPGCSEPPQPCPPPEPAREPPQSCPPAAGGSAGPGEEPPRPEEEEPDAAAAAAVEPEPAVPAAPGGGEAEVPALLPGSEVRVTLDHIIEDALVVSFRLGEKLFSGVLMDLSKRFGPHGIPVTIFPKREYKDKPEAMQLQSKPFQEEAQVKCEADAAVPDDSSLTQPSEPSIAKSLWTSKPPPLFHEGAPYPPPLFIRDTYNQSIPQPPPRKIKRPKRKMYREEPTSIMNAIKLRPRQVLCDKCKNSVVAEKKEIKKGGNASDSSKYEDSKKRRNESVTTVNKKLKTDHKVDGKSQNESQKRNAVVKVSNIAHSRSRVVKVSAQANTSKAQLNTKKVLQSKNMDHAKAREVLKMAKEKAQKKQSATSSSKNAHSKVHFTRRLQNTSSGSLPPRLRLKPQRYRNEENDSSLKTGLEKIRSGKMATKPQSRCSSTRSAGKGRSNKGRS; from the exons ATGGCGGCCATGGCTGCGGAGGCGGCGGCGACTGCGGCGGTGCCGGGGGACGGCGGGGCCGGCGAGGCCGAGCCCGAGATGGAGCCGATCCCGGGCAGCGAGGCCGGCGCGGACCCTCTACCGGCCGTCAGCGAGGCCGTGGAGTCGGCGGTGCCGGATGGCGAGGAGGCCGACGGCGGCAAGGCCGAGGAGCCGCCGCCGGTGCAACGCGCCCGGAGCCCCGGCGGGACTCGCGAGCCGGACGCGGGAAGGAcggaggagccgccgccgccgcgcagCCCGGGGGTGGAATCGCCGCGGGCCGAGCCCCGCGCAGCGCCCAGCCCGGGCTGCTCGGAGCCGCCGCAGCCCTGCCCGCCGCCCGAGCCGGCCCGGGAGCCGCCGCAGTCCTGCCCGCCGGCTGCCGGGGGCTCCGCGGGGCCCGGGGAGGAGCCGCCCCggccggaggaggaggagccggatgctgccgccgccgccgcggtgGAGCCCGAGCCGGCGGTGCCCGCGGCCCCGGGCGGAGGGGAGGCGGAGGTGCCGGCGCTGCTGCCCGGCTCCGAGGTGCGGGTCACCCTGGACCACATCATCGAGGACGCCCTGGTGGTCTCGTTCCGGCTGGGAGAGAAGCTTTTTTCCGGGGTCCTCATGGACCTCTCGAAAAG GTTTGGCCCCCATGGAATCCCTGTGACCATATTTCCTAAAAGGGAGTACAAGGACAAACCTGAAGCCATGCAGCTCCAAAGCAAACCATTCCAAGAGGAGGCGCAGGTGAAGTGTGAGGCCGACGCCGCGGTCCCTGATGACTCCTCCCTCACGCAGCCCTCAGAGCCCAGCATAGCTAAAAGCCTTTGGACTTCTAAACCACCTCCTCTCTTTCACGAGGGAGCTCCATACCCTCCTCCTTTGTTTATCAGGGACACCTACAACCAGTCAATACCTCAGCCTCCACCCCGGAAAATCAAGCGGCCCAAGCGGAAAATGTACAGGGAGGAACCCACTTCCATCATGAACGCCATCAAGCTACGGCCCCGGCAGGTGCTGTGTGACAAGTGCAAAAACAGCGTGGTGGCAGAGAAAAAGGAGATCAAGAAAGGTGGCAATGCAAGTGACTCTTCCAAATATGAGGACAGTAAAAAGCGAAGAAACGAGAGCGTGACTACTGTGAATAAAAAACTTAAGACTGACCACAAGGTGGATGGAAAAAGCCAAAACGAAAGCCAGAAAAGGAACGCTGTGGTCAAGGTTTCAAATATTGCCCACAGCAGAAGCAGAGTAGTTAAAGTTTCCGCACAAGCAAATACTTCAAAAGCGCAGttaaacacaaaaaaagttCTCCAGAGCAAAAACATGGATCATGCAAAAGCTCGGGAAGTCTTGAAAATGGCCAAAGAAAAGGCACAAAAGAAGCAGAGTGCAACCTCCTCTTCCAAAAATGCACATTCAAAGGTCCACTTCACGCGGCGTCTTCAGAACACCAGCTCAGGGTCCCTCCCGCCCCGGTTGCGCCTCAAGCCGCAGCGGTACCGCAACGAAGAGAATGACTCTTCCCTCAAGACAGGACTTGAGAAAATTCGGAGCGGCAAGATGGCAACTAAGCCCCAGTCTCGCTGCTCCTCCACCCGCTCAGCAG GCAAAGGAAGGAGCAAcaaaggcaggagctga
- the PWWP2A gene encoding PWWP domain-containing protein 2A isoform X4, producing MAAMAAEAAATAAVPGDGGAGEAEPEMEPIPGSEAGADPLPAVSEAVESAVPDGEEADGGKAEEPPPVQRARSPGGTREPDAGRTEEPPPPRSPGVESPRAEPRAAPSPGCSEPPQPCPPPEPAREPPQSCPPAAGGSAGPGEEPPRPEEEEPDAAAAAAVEPEPAVPAAPGGGEAEVPALLPGSEVRVTLDHIIEDALVVSFRLGEKLFSGVLMDLSKRFGPHGIPVTIFPKREYKDKPEAMQLQSKPFQEEAQVKCEADAAVPDDSSLTQPSEPSIAKSLWTSKPPPLFHEGAPYPPPLFIRDTYNQSIPQPPPRKIKRPKRKMYREEPTSIMNAIKLRPRQVLCDKCKNSVVAEKKEIKKGGNASDSSKYEDSKKRRNESVTTVNKKLKTDHKVDGKSQNESQKRNAVVKVSNIAHSRSRVVKVSAQANTSKAQLNTKKVLQSKNMDHAKAREVLKMAKEKAQKKQSATSSSKNAHSKVHFTRRLQNTSSGSLPPRLRLKPQRYRNEENDSSLKTGLEKIRSGKMATKPQSRCSSTRSAAQRH from the exons ATGGCGGCCATGGCTGCGGAGGCGGCGGCGACTGCGGCGGTGCCGGGGGACGGCGGGGCCGGCGAGGCCGAGCCCGAGATGGAGCCGATCCCGGGCAGCGAGGCCGGCGCGGACCCTCTACCGGCCGTCAGCGAGGCCGTGGAGTCGGCGGTGCCGGATGGCGAGGAGGCCGACGGCGGCAAGGCCGAGGAGCCGCCGCCGGTGCAACGCGCCCGGAGCCCCGGCGGGACTCGCGAGCCGGACGCGGGAAGGAcggaggagccgccgccgccgcgcagCCCGGGGGTGGAATCGCCGCGGGCCGAGCCCCGCGCAGCGCCCAGCCCGGGCTGCTCGGAGCCGCCGCAGCCCTGCCCGCCGCCCGAGCCGGCCCGGGAGCCGCCGCAGTCCTGCCCGCCGGCTGCCGGGGGCTCCGCGGGGCCCGGGGAGGAGCCGCCCCggccggaggaggaggagccggatgctgccgccgccgccgcggtgGAGCCCGAGCCGGCGGTGCCCGCGGCCCCGGGCGGAGGGGAGGCGGAGGTGCCGGCGCTGCTGCCCGGCTCCGAGGTGCGGGTCACCCTGGACCACATCATCGAGGACGCCCTGGTGGTCTCGTTCCGGCTGGGAGAGAAGCTTTTTTCCGGGGTCCTCATGGACCTCTCGAAAAG GTTTGGCCCCCATGGAATCCCTGTGACCATATTTCCTAAAAGGGAGTACAAGGACAAACCTGAAGCCATGCAGCTCCAAAGCAAACCATTCCAAGAGGAGGCGCAGGTGAAGTGTGAGGCCGACGCCGCGGTCCCTGATGACTCCTCCCTCACGCAGCCCTCAGAGCCCAGCATAGCTAAAAGCCTTTGGACTTCTAAACCACCTCCTCTCTTTCACGAGGGAGCTCCATACCCTCCTCCTTTGTTTATCAGGGACACCTACAACCAGTCAATACCTCAGCCTCCACCCCGGAAAATCAAGCGGCCCAAGCGGAAAATGTACAGGGAGGAACCCACTTCCATCATGAACGCCATCAAGCTACGGCCCCGGCAGGTGCTGTGTGACAAGTGCAAAAACAGCGTGGTGGCAGAGAAAAAGGAGATCAAGAAAGGTGGCAATGCAAGTGACTCTTCCAAATATGAGGACAGTAAAAAGCGAAGAAACGAGAGCGTGACTACTGTGAATAAAAAACTTAAGACTGACCACAAGGTGGATGGAAAAAGCCAAAACGAAAGCCAGAAAAGGAACGCTGTGGTCAAGGTTTCAAATATTGCCCACAGCAGAAGCAGAGTAGTTAAAGTTTCCGCACAAGCAAATACTTCAAAAGCGCAGttaaacacaaaaaaagttCTCCAGAGCAAAAACATGGATCATGCAAAAGCTCGGGAAGTCTTGAAAATGGCCAAAGAAAAGGCACAAAAGAAGCAGAGTGCAACCTCCTCTTCCAAAAATGCACATTCAAAGGTCCACTTCACGCGGCGTCTTCAGAACACCAGCTCAGGGTCCCTCCCGCCCCGGTTGCGCCTCAAGCCGCAGCGGTACCGCAACGAAGAGAATGACTCTTCCCTCAAGACAGGACTTGAGAAAATTCGGAGCGGCAAGATGGCAACTAAGCCCCAGTCTCGCTGCTCCTCCACCCGCTCAGCAG CTCAGAGACACTAA